One stretch of Bacillota bacterium DNA includes these proteins:
- a CDS encoding carbohydrate ABC transporter substrate-binding protein, producing the protein MKRNVSLIMLIAVMLLAAAVSASAYTPRPGVLSPDEVDFGGKTVTIQIRDVDWVIHNGGKPLDERIAEAEELFNVKIETATFGWFDALMARIMSGDSTYDIFRFNHRSGYFPLVSAGMLYPVGQILPEEYYESLPQADQYAIEKLAYEGEYYGFGVMHGLFNATMSIMSYDYDKIEEAGLEDPYQLWKEGRWDYKTFEEYCVALTQDTDGDGVIDQWGYVDVANAVGAIRFLPCFNGVEFAQQDENGKWVFALNRNELINGLNLIHRWRNELGILGGTAVFHGSHLAGLRHRIAAGDIEFGMVPHPIGPDMDRHYYPAFDFSSNFLPINAEYPEGLIALADFLFREEDTEEYLDFYINNYMVSREHMEVYMAGVEGWAGEGDAFQNTELWDLLGGPIGEVVRGEKGAAAAIDEVAPQAQAFLDDLFGQ; encoded by the coding sequence ATGAAGAGGAATGTTAGTTTAATCATGTTGATCGCTGTAATGCTATTGGCTGCTGCGGTTTCTGCCAGCGCTTACACACCCCGTCCGGGAGTACTCAGTCCGGATGAAGTGGATTTCGGAGGCAAAACCGTAACGATTCAAATCCGCGACGTGGACTGGGTAATTCACAACGGTGGAAAGCCGCTCGATGAGAGAATTGCTGAAGCTGAAGAGCTGTTCAATGTTAAAATTGAAACTGCTACTTTTGGTTGGTTTGATGCCTTAATGGCAAGAATCATGTCTGGGGACTCCACCTATGACATCTTTAGATTCAATCACCGCTCCGGTTACTTCCCGCTGGTATCAGCTGGAATGCTGTATCCGGTCGGACAAATTCTCCCGGAAGAGTACTATGAGTCACTTCCGCAGGCAGACCAATACGCTATTGAAAAACTTGCTTATGAGGGCGAATATTATGGCTTTGGTGTAATGCATGGTCTGTTTAACGCTACTATGAGCATTATGAGCTATGACTACGATAAGATTGAAGAAGCGGGCTTAGAAGATCCGTATCAACTGTGGAAAGAAGGCCGCTGGGATTACAAGACCTTTGAAGAGTACTGCGTTGCTCTCACCCAGGATACTGACGGTGACGGCGTAATTGACCAATGGGGTTATGTTGATGTTGCCAATGCGGTTGGTGCAATCCGCTTCCTGCCCTGCTTTAACGGTGTAGAGTTTGCTCAGCAGGACGAAAACGGCAAATGGGTCTTTGCCCTTAACCGCAACGAGCTGATCAATGGTCTCAACTTGATTCACCGCTGGCGCAATGAGCTCGGCATCTTAGGCGGCACCGCTGTATTCCACGGCAGTCACTTAGCAGGACTCCGCCACCGCATTGCTGCTGGAGATATCGAGTTTGGTATGGTTCCCCATCCAATCGGTCCGGATATGGACAGACACTACTACCCGGCGTTTGACTTCTCCAGTAACTTCCTGCCGATTAACGCTGAGTATCCAGAAGGCTTAATCGCTCTGGCAGACTTCCTCTTTAGAGAAGAAGATACTGAAGAGTACCTGGATTTCTACATCAACAACTACATGGTATCCAGAGAGCACATGGAAGTTTACATGGCTGGTGTTGAAGGCTGGGCCGGCGAAGGCGACGCTTTCCAAAACACTGAGTTATGGGATCTCTTAGGTGGACCAATCGGTGAAGTGGTAAGAGGCGAAAAAGGCGCAGCTGCTGCAATCGATGAAGTTGCACCGCAAGCTCAAGCCTTCTTAGACGACTTATTTGGTCAATA